Proteins from a genomic interval of uncultured Fusobacterium sp.:
- a CDS encoding EutN/CcmL family microcompartment protein codes for MILAKVISNVWATRKAEKLNGLKFLLVEELTGDESRTGKRIIAADIIGAGIGDRVIISIGSSAREMFNDERIPADAVVVGIIDADCILD; via the coding sequence ATGATACTTGCAAAGGTAATTTCAAATGTTTGGGCTACAAGAAAAGCTGAAAAATTAAATGGTTTAAAATTCTTATTAGTTGAAGAACTAACTGGAGATGAATCAAGAACAGGAAAAAGAATAATAGCTGCAGATATTATAGGTGCTGGAATAGGAGATAGAGTTATTATCTCGATAGGATCATCAGCAAGAGAGATGTTTAATGATGAAAGGATTCCAGCAGATGCTGTGGTAGTTGGAATAATAGATGCAGATTGTATTCTTGATTAA
- the eutJ gene encoding ethanolamine utilization protein EutJ yields the protein MSEKQIDYRYCDELVEEFEKVIKKPILRKSSVYYTGVDLGTACVVLAVLDENYKPVAGAYKYADVVKDGMVVDYIGAIKLVREMKEELEKKLQTELIYAAVALPPGTDSLDGGAVKNVVQAAGFELTNILDEPTAANEVLKLQNGAVVDIGGGTTGTSIIKNGEVIAVADEATGGTHFSLVISGMYRKNFEEADKYKRDPKNHKELLPVLKPVIEKVASIIADHIDGYDVDSISLVGGTACLTGIEEIIEKYTKVHTYKPKNPMFVTPLGIALSCTSNILD from the coding sequence GTGTCAGAAAAACAAATAGATTATAGATACTGTGATGAATTAGTAGAGGAGTTTGAAAAAGTTATAAAGAAACCAATATTAAGAAAATCATCAGTATATTATACAGGAGTTGATTTAGGAACTGCTTGTGTTGTTTTAGCTGTTCTAGATGAAAATTATAAACCTGTAGCAGGAGCATATAAATATGCAGATGTTGTCAAAGATGGAATGGTAGTTGATTACATCGGTGCAATAAAATTAGTTAGAGAGATGAAAGAGGAGTTAGAGAAAAAACTTCAAACAGAATTAATTTATGCAGCAGTAGCCCTTCCACCAGGAACAGATAGTTTAGATGGAGGAGCTGTAAAGAATGTTGTTCAAGCTGCAGGATTTGAACTTACAAATATTTTAGATGAGCCAACAGCTGCTAATGAAGTTTTAAAATTACAAAATGGTGCAGTAGTTGATATAGGTGGAGGAACTACAGGAACTTCTATAATAAAAAATGGAGAAGTGATAGCAGTTGCAGATGAAGCTACTGGAGGAACACATTTTTCATTAGTAATTTCTGGAATGTATAGAAAGAATTTTGAAGAAGCAGATAAATATAAGAGAGATCCTAAGAATCATAAGGAGTTATTACCAGTATTAAAACCTGTTATAGAGAAAGTCGCATCAATTATAGCGGATCATATAGATGGTTATGATGTTGATAGTATCTCTTTAGTTGGGGGAACAGCCTGTTTAACAGGGATAGAAGAAATTATAGAAAAATATACAAAAGTCCATACATATAAGCCTAAAAACCCTATGTTTGTAACACCATTGGGAATAGCATTAAGTTGTACTTCTAATATTTTAGATTAA
- the cutD gene encoding choline TMA-lyase-activating enzyme translates to MNKEQNSLIERKATIFNIQKYNMYDGPGVRTLVFFQGCPLRCKWCANPEGLMKKSRVLFKKNLCQDCGACVNVCPVGVHKMSADGTHLIDRTTDCIGCRKCEEACYNSAISIVGEQKSISEILKIVEEDRPFYETSGGGVTLGGGEVLMQPEAALSLLMACKNEGINTAIETCGYTSSSVIEKVAEFVDLFLFDLKQIDSEKHFYWTGVRNEQIIKNLKYLLENKYNVHIRLPLLKGVNDSKEDIEKLVELLLPYKNYKNLKGVDLLPYHKMGVNKYNQLGMEYAIKEDPSLSSEDLERIEGYIKNSGMSVKVIRH, encoded by the coding sequence ATGAATAAAGAGCAGAATAGTCTTATAGAAAGGAAAGCCACTATATTTAATATACAAAAATATAACATGTATGATGGACCGGGAGTAAGAACATTAGTTTTTTTCCAAGGGTGTCCATTGAGATGTAAATGGTGTGCAAATCCTGAAGGATTAATGAAAAAAAGTAGAGTGCTTTTTAAAAAGAATCTATGTCAAGACTGTGGTGCTTGTGTAAATGTTTGTCCTGTAGGAGTACATAAGATGAGTGCAGATGGCACTCATCTTATAGACAGGACTACAGATTGTATAGGTTGTAGAAAATGTGAAGAGGCTTGTTATAATTCAGCTATTAGTATAGTTGGGGAACAAAAAAGCATTTCAGAAATCTTAAAAATAGTAGAAGAGGATAGACCTTTTTACGAGACTTCAGGAGGGGGAGTTACTCTTGGAGGTGGAGAAGTTTTAATGCAACCAGAAGCAGCACTAAGTTTATTAATGGCATGTAAGAATGAAGGAATCAATACAGCTATTGAAACTTGTGGATATACCTCAAGCAGTGTTATAGAAAAAGTTGCTGAATTTGTAGATCTGTTTCTTTTTGACTTAAAACAGATAGATTCTGAAAAGCATTTTTATTGGACTGGAGTAAGAAATGAACAGATTATAAAAAATCTAAAGTATTTATTAGAGAATAAATATAATGTTCATATAAGACTTCCTTTATTAAAAGGAGTAAACGATAGCAAAGAAGATATAGAAAAATTAGTTGAGCTTTTGTTACCGTATAAAAATTATAAAAACTTAAAAGGTGTAGATTTATTACCTTATCATAAGATGGGAGTTAATAAATATAACCAGTTAGGAATGGAATATGCTATAAAAGAGGACCCAAGCTTGTCATCTGAAGATTTAGAAAGAATAGAAGGGTACATAAAAAATAGTGGTATGTCTGTAAAAGTTATAAGACATTAA